In Anaerobaca lacustris, the sequence AACCCGGCGGCGATGGCGTAGGGGAATACCGTCAGCAGGCTTCGGACGCTGTCGATCATGATGCCTTCCCCTTCGCGATGCCTCGACGGGCGGCGTCGGCGACGTGTTCCATCGAGTTGTTTTCATCGGGCTCCAGCAGTACGGCCTTGCCGTGGTTGACCAGGCAGACCATGTCGCCATGGTCCACGGCATGCCCCAGTCCATGGTGAACCAGCAGGACCGTCTTGTTCTGCTGGCGGGCGAGACGGTGAAGATGCTGGACCACCTCGCGTTCCGAGCGTTCGTCGAGTTCGCTGGTGGGCTCATCGAGGATGAAGACCTCCGCCCCGCTGACGAAGGCCCGTGCGATCAGCGCCTTCTGGCGCATGCCGCCGGACAGCTCGCCGAAGGTCTTGCGGTCGTGCGCCAGAAGGTCGAATTGTTCGAGGGTGGCGTCCACCCGTCGACGGAAGTCGCCGGTCACGCGCCGCCACGGCCCCAGTTCCGGGTACAACCCCATCCCCACGATCTGCCGCACCGTGATCGGATACAGCGGGTCGATGGATTTCTGCTGAGGTACATAGCCCGGCGCCGTCACGTGAAACGGTGTCGTGATCTGTCCGCGCCGGGGTTTGAGCAGGCCGAGGAGGGCCTTGAGCAGCGTCGTCTTGCCCGCCCCGTTGGGCCCCATGAGCAATACGAATGACCCGGCCATGATCTGCAGCGACACCCCTTTGAGCACCAGCTCACTGCCGTAACCTACGAAGAGGTCCTCGCAGGTGATCACCGGCTCTCGCGCGGTCGCGGTCTCGGCCATGGTCACAGGCTCCTCAGATCGGATGGCATGCGTTCTCATAGGGTCTCCACAAGGCCGTTGACGACTTCGTCGATCAGCGACAGATAGTCGGAAGCGGCGGGCAGTCCGCCCACTGAATGGGCGCGCACCAGCACTTTCGCGCGAACGTCGGCTGC encodes:
- a CDS encoding metal ABC transporter ATP-binding protein — its product is MAETATAREPVITCEDLFVGYGSELVLKGVSLQIMAGSFVLLMGPNGAGKTTLLKALLGLLKPRRGQITTPFHVTAPGYVPQQKSIDPLYPITVRQIVGMGLYPELGPWRRVTGDFRRRVDATLEQFDLLAHDRKTFGELSGGMRQKALIARAFVSGAEVFILDEPTSELDERSEREVVQHLHRLARQQNKTVLLVHHGLGHAVDHGDMVCLVNHGKAVLLEPDENNSMEHVADAARRGIAKGKAS